One segment of Aquimarina sp. BL5 DNA contains the following:
- a CDS encoding DUF6734 family protein → MKVIQSFWSKPSNNKSEDPNSRYKGGWLHQKHAFYSQALSCLTFKQFYDQVELYTDADGKHLLIDILNIPYTNVHITLDQIDKYNSKLWALGKIFTYAEQNEPFIHCDSDVFIWKKLPELLTTSPLFAQNAEINFPAYEEALNDVFINFDWIPTELINSLYKNKGIHALNAGIIGGQETHFFKKLKEQVLEFIEKNDHLLYKIDIGIFNTIFEQQLAFAIAEKNNIPVSYYLENVDSDFSKVINFHTVPFQSQYVHCIGYAKKSFFACEQVEARLKYHFPEFYDKLNNRLAKYFDENSFQSDITPERMDFLFNLYDWVSNKSVDDISNTTFKLNPLCKIIEENDSYFLEHIIPQTKNFQRQELKDWNIILLYFEEPTTINQLYEGLSEDETFLKNTNKETLKDKLISFVMDKTMLLEILQPISTH, encoded by the coding sequence ATGAAGGTAATACAAAGTTTCTGGTCAAAACCAAGTAATAATAAATCTGAAGATCCTAACTCAAGATATAAAGGTGGATGGCTACATCAAAAACATGCCTTTTATAGTCAAGCTCTAAGTTGTCTTACTTTTAAACAATTTTATGACCAAGTAGAGTTATATACCGATGCAGACGGCAAACATTTGTTAATAGATATTTTAAATATTCCATATACCAATGTACACATAACTCTTGATCAAATAGATAAATACAATTCTAAACTATGGGCTTTAGGAAAAATATTTACATATGCCGAACAGAACGAACCTTTTATACATTGTGATTCTGATGTGTTTATTTGGAAAAAATTACCTGAACTTCTTACTACTTCTCCCCTATTTGCTCAAAATGCTGAAATAAATTTTCCAGCGTATGAGGAAGCACTCAATGATGTTTTTATCAATTTTGATTGGATCCCAACAGAACTAATTAATTCACTGTATAAAAATAAAGGAATACACGCCCTCAATGCAGGAATAATTGGAGGGCAAGAAACTCATTTTTTTAAAAAACTAAAAGAACAAGTCCTTGAGTTCATAGAAAAAAATGACCACCTACTTTATAAAATAGATATAGGGATTTTCAATACTATATTTGAACAGCAATTAGCGTTTGCTATAGCCGAAAAAAACAATATCCCCGTGTCTTATTATTTAGAAAATGTTGATTCCGATTTCTCCAAAGTTATTAATTTTCATACAGTTCCTTTTCAATCTCAATATGTACATTGTATTGGATATGCTAAAAAATCATTTTTCGCTTGTGAACAAGTTGAAGCAAGATTAAAATATCATTTCCCAGAATTTTACGATAAACTTAATAATAGACTCGCTAAGTACTTTGACGAAAACTCATTTCAGAGTGATATAACTCCTGAAAGAATGGATTTTCTATTTAACCTCTATGATTGGGTGTCTAATAAGTCAGTAGATGATATTAGTAATACAACTTTTAAACTGAATCCTTTATGTAAAATAATTGAAGAAAACGACTCTTACTTTTTAGAACATATAATACCGCAAACCAAGAATTTTCAACGACAAGAACTTAAAGATTGGAACATCATCTTGTTATACTTTGAAGAACCTACAACTATCAATCAGCTTTATGAAGGCTTGTCTGAAGATGAAACTTTTCTTAAAAACACTAATAAGGAAACATTGAAAGACAAACTTATTTCTTTTGTTATGGACAAAACAATGTTATTAGAAATCCTACAGCCCATAAGCACCCATTAA
- a CDS encoding DapH/DapD/GlmU-related protein: MIRTFKKIFDKKTHNPIPPTDLIVGNNNIIEKQSDYLFHLNITINGNNNKVLIKKDCNISNIVINIQGDNHYLEIGSECRISGGMFWLEHTNCKIIIGAKTTIEWAHIAATEDDNSIIIGDDCMFSDNISIRTSDSHSIIDMESNKRINQAKSVSIGDHVWIGAHVKVLKGVHIGNHSVISMGAIVTKNIPNNSIAGGIPARVIKKNTNWTRELL, encoded by the coding sequence ATGATTAGAACTTTCAAAAAAATATTCGATAAAAAAACACACAACCCTATTCCACCAACTGATCTTATTGTTGGAAATAACAATATTATTGAAAAACAAAGTGATTACTTATTTCATCTTAATATCACCATAAATGGAAATAACAATAAGGTATTGATCAAAAAAGATTGTAATATCTCGAACATAGTAATCAATATTCAAGGAGACAATCATTACTTAGAAATAGGATCAGAATGTAGAATAAGTGGAGGGATGTTTTGGTTAGAACATACTAATTGCAAAATTATTATAGGAGCAAAAACTACTATTGAATGGGCTCATATAGCAGCTACAGAAGATGATAACAGTATTATTATTGGAGATGATTGTATGTTCTCTGACAACATTTCTATACGCACAAGCGATTCGCATAGCATAATTGATATGGAAAGTAACAAAAGGATTAATCAAGCAAAAAGCGTTAGCATTGGAGATCACGTATGGATTGGAGCACACGTCAAAGTTCTTAAAGGTGTTCACATCGGGAATCATAGTGTCATAAGCATGGGGGCAATAGTGACAAAAAATATTCCTAATAATTCAATTGCAGGAGGAATTCCTGCTAGAGTTATCAAAAAAAATACCAATTGGACGAGAGAACTACTGTAA
- a CDS encoding alpha-amylase family glycosyl hydrolase yields the protein MKKFTLVFVFFLGLMMSNAQQQNATFTITPSAFNEGDEITITVSGVDLSVWGTTDLYLWAWYFDSPTTTAAINSPNNGDWTDSSNSAQPQIFTDNGNGTYSITLTPTIFYGATGIDRIGMLAKAQDGTGDNKTQDNIVEVGIFQLALDAPTESVSIIDSGNDLTITATTTLNADFELFANGASVDTQAGITNYTTNYTITEGVSFELVATESGTSNSLSETFSAITTPVNNEAPVPAGMKDGLNLDGTSATLVLYAPGKNFVHVKGNFNGNDWALDNAYLLNKDSAQDRFWITLDNLPNNADILYQYVVDASISVADPYSTLILSEFNDGFIDDTTFPNLPSYPNGKTNDAVSWFKTGEAEYVWQTTNFQRPEVTDLVIYELLIRDFDALHSFDAVKSRLDYLQDLGINAIELMPVSEFDGNNSWGYNPSFHMALDKYYGTPTAFKEFVDECHARGIAVILDVVYNHATGQNPYYRMWNDCNGCYNGQATAANPIFRETDSNPTFSFFNDIDHESTATEDYMDRLNEYWLTEYNVDGFRFDFTKGFTNTIGDGGGFDQSRIDILTRMNTAIQAVDPNAYVILEHFAPNTEETLLINEGMLVWGNSNFNYNQATMGYGDSNFQSVSYLSRGWTTPSNISYMESHDEERLMYKNVQFGNDTNAPTYDVTDLSTALDRVELAGAFYFTIPGPKMIWQFGELGYGFSINRCEDSTIDESCRTNPKPIRWDYLNVTDRTDIYDAYTKLIRLKLNEKIFKTDNFTLSVASATSKKIQLTDDSATGDELKHVTIIGNFDVEPIDINPTFQETGTWYDLLSETGETITVTDVNALITLQPGEFKVFGNQESVTLGVQDFINGNSFDAYPNPAQTAFSINESVQKVSVYTITGALAKKFEGDFQPGTSFDIGELSRGLYLVQIQNEKGIATTKLSLN from the coding sequence ATGAAAAAATTTACTTTAGTATTTGTGTTCTTTCTGGGACTGATGATGTCCAATGCGCAACAACAAAATGCAACTTTCACAATTACACCATCTGCCTTTAACGAAGGTGATGAAATCACTATTACAGTATCTGGAGTGGACCTTAGTGTTTGGGGAACAACAGACCTATATCTATGGGCTTGGTACTTTGATAGCCCAACAACTACTGCTGCAATTAATTCCCCTAATAATGGAGATTGGACAGACTCATCGAATAGTGCTCAACCACAAATCTTTACTGACAATGGAAATGGCACGTACTCTATCACCCTAACACCCACAATCTTTTATGGTGCTACGGGAATTGATCGTATCGGGATGTTAGCAAAAGCTCAGGATGGTACCGGAGATAACAAAACCCAAGATAATATAGTCGAAGTTGGTATCTTTCAGCTCGCTTTAGATGCACCTACAGAATCTGTGAGCATCATTGATAGTGGAAATGACTTAACAATTACTGCAACTACAACCTTAAATGCAGACTTCGAACTTTTTGCGAACGGAGCTTCTGTGGATACACAAGCCGGAATAACGAACTACACTACTAATTATACTATTACCGAAGGTGTAAGTTTTGAACTTGTAGCAACAGAATCAGGAACTTCTAATTCATTATCAGAGACTTTCTCTGCCATTACAACTCCCGTTAATAATGAAGCACCTGTTCCAGCAGGAATGAAAGACGGACTAAATTTAGATGGAACTTCTGCTACTTTAGTACTATACGCACCAGGAAAAAACTTTGTTCATGTAAAAGGAAATTTTAATGGTAATGACTGGGCTCTTGATAATGCGTATCTATTAAATAAAGATAGTGCTCAAGATCGATTCTGGATTACATTAGATAACTTACCAAATAATGCAGACATATTATATCAATATGTAGTAGATGCTTCTATCTCTGTTGCTGACCCCTACTCTACATTGATATTATCTGAGTTTAATGATGGATTTATAGATGATACTACGTTTCCTAATTTACCTAGCTATCCAAATGGTAAAACCAATGATGCCGTATCCTGGTTTAAGACCGGTGAGGCTGAATATGTATGGCAGACGACTAATTTCCAAAGACCAGAAGTTACTGACTTAGTAATATATGAGTTATTGATTCGTGATTTTGATGCATTACATTCATTCGATGCGGTAAAATCAAGACTTGATTATTTACAAGATTTAGGTATTAATGCTATTGAATTAATGCCAGTTTCAGAATTTGATGGAAACAATAGTTGGGGTTACAACCCTTCTTTCCATATGGCATTGGATAAATATTATGGTACTCCTACTGCGTTTAAAGAATTCGTAGACGAATGTCATGCCAGAGGAATCGCAGTAATACTAGATGTGGTATACAACCATGCTACCGGTCAAAATCCATACTATAGAATGTGGAATGATTGTAACGGTTGTTACAATGGACAAGCAACTGCTGCAAATCCAATATTTAGAGAGACTGATTCTAATCCAACTTTTTCATTCTTTAATGACATTGATCACGAATCTACAGCTACAGAGGATTACATGGACAGATTGAATGAATATTGGTTAACCGAATACAATGTAGATGGATTTAGATTTGATTTTACTAAAGGATTTACAAATACCATCGGTGATGGAGGCGGTTTTGATCAGAGTCGTATTGATATATTAACCAGAATGAATACGGCTATACAAGCAGTAGATCCTAATGCTTATGTAATTTTAGAACATTTTGCTCCGAATACTGAAGAAACTTTATTAATAAATGAAGGTATGCTCGTTTGGGGAAATAGCAACTTTAATTATAATCAGGCCACTATGGGGTATGGAGATTCTAATTTCCAATCAGTATCCTATTTATCACGTGGTTGGACAACTCCATCTAATATTAGTTATATGGAAAGTCACGATGAAGAACGATTAATGTATAAAAATGTTCAGTTTGGTAATGACACCAACGCACCAACGTATGATGTGACAGATTTATCTACCGCATTAGATAGAGTAGAACTTGCAGGAGCTTTTTATTTTACTATTCCAGGTCCAAAAATGATCTGGCAATTTGGAGAACTAGGTTATGGTTTTAGTATCAATCGATGCGAGGATAGTACTATTGACGAATCGTGTAGAACTAACCCCAAACCTATTCGTTGGGATTATCTAAATGTTACTGATAGAACCGATATATATGATGCATATACCAAATTAATTAGATTAAAGTTGAATGAGAAGATATTTAAAACCGATAATTTCACATTATCTGTTGCTTCTGCCACATCTAAAAAAATTCAACTAACGGATGATTCAGCTACTGGAGATGAGCTTAAACATGTTACAATTATTGGTAACTTTGATGTAGAGCCTATTGATATTAATCCAACTTTCCAGGAAACGGGTACTTGGTATGATTTATTAAGTGAAACAGGTGAGACCATTACCGTAACAGATGTAAACGCTCTTATTACACTACAACCAGGTGAATTTAAGGTTTTTGGAAATCAGGAGTCAGTTACTTTAGGTGTTCAGGATTTTATTAACGGTAATAGTTTTGATGCGTATCCTAATCCAGCACAAACAGCTTTTAGTATTAATGAATCGGTACAAAAAGTATCTGTATACACCATTACAGGAGCATTAGCCAAAAAATTCGAAGGTGATTTCCAACCAGGAACAAGTTTTGACATTGGAGAATTATCCAGAGGATTGTACTTGGTACAAATCCAAAACGAAAAAGGAATAGCCACTACTAAACTTAGTTTGAATTAA
- a CDS encoding SusE domain-containing protein codes for MKKISILLLAFVTVISFNACTDDDQLIFTAQPDPEGVSFVNTFSSQYVLTDETASNLAERFVWESPDFGVDTPVTYELQGSITSTFDDIQVLGSTQENNLPITVSRMIEFANSAGLDNDPETFTTDENGDPVLDADGEPIPNNAGELFVRLRATVGSQGGQEILSDIQPVVVSLPEPVIEEIEFPKLYVVGSFLEASGYGANWTPSENAPAIQARDEEDTQYEGFVFFNDAGANYKFLPSTTSFDGAYGDAGASNGSYSELLLEGGGVDCGLPAGSVAGYYLVKADLTDAANITYSIEPSEWALVGGATPLGWPAGGTEGVPGNDHDMTYDATTQVWTITINLSAGEFKFRANDDWALNLGGDAGNDGSMDFNGPNLSVDADGTYLVTLDLSNPRGYSYSAELQ; via the coding sequence ATGAAAAAAATATCAATATTATTATTAGCTTTTGTTACTGTAATCAGTTTCAATGCTTGTACAGACGACGATCAATTAATATTCACTGCACAACCTGATCCAGAAGGAGTTAGTTTTGTTAACACATTTTCTTCTCAATATGTATTAACTGATGAAACCGCTAGTAATCTTGCAGAAAGGTTTGTTTGGGAATCTCCAGACTTTGGTGTAGATACACCTGTTACTTATGAATTACAAGGCTCTATCACTTCTACCTTTGACGACATTCAGGTTTTAGGGAGTACACAAGAAAACAACTTACCTATTACTGTATCTAGAATGATTGAATTTGCTAATTCGGCTGGATTAGATAACGATCCTGAAACATTTACTACAGATGAAAACGGAGACCCAGTATTAGATGCTGATGGAGAGCCAATTCCTAATAATGCTGGAGAACTTTTTGTTAGATTAAGAGCTACTGTTGGATCTCAAGGAGGACAAGAAATTCTTTCTGATATTCAGCCTGTTGTTGTTTCGCTACCAGAACCAGTAATAGAAGAAATAGAATTTCCAAAACTATATGTAGTTGGGAGCTTTTTAGAAGCAAGTGGATATGGTGCAAACTGGACTCCATCTGAAAATGCACCGGCAATTCAGGCTAGAGATGAAGAAGATACACAATATGAAGGTTTTGTATTCTTTAATGATGCAGGTGCTAATTATAAATTCTTACCTAGCACTACTAGTTTTGATGGAGCTTATGGTGATGCTGGAGCTAGTAATGGATCCTATTCTGAGCTTTTACTTGAAGGAGGTGGAGTAGATTGTGGGTTACCTGCAGGTTCTGTTGCTGGCTATTATTTAGTAAAAGCTGATCTTACTGATGCAGCTAACATTACATATAGTATAGAACCTTCAGAATGGGCCTTAGTTGGTGGTGCTACTCCACTAGGATGGCCAGCTGGAGGAACCGAAGGTGTGCCTGGAAACGATCACGATATGACATATGATGCAACAACGCAAGTATGGACAATTACCATTAATCTTAGTGCTGGAGAGTTTAAGTTTAGAGCAAATGATGATTGGGCATTAAACTTAGGAGGAGATGCTGGAAATGATGGGTCTATGGACTTTAACGGACCTAATTTATCTGTTGATGCCGATGGTACTTATTTGGTTACTCTTGATTTAAGTAACCCAAGAGGATATTCTTATTCCGCAGAGTTACAATAA
- a CDS encoding RagB/SusD family nutrient uptake outer membrane protein gives MKMNFKTNYFRYLVLIATVIFMNACTDDLNQTLLDDDSSSIEEFYADPASYQQALAGIYGNLTLTGSNGPTSSNLDGVDAGTSQYGRGLMNLNTFSTDEIVWSYINDEAGNVHEIQIHRWSAQNTLVRGFFSRVMFSVALVNDYLRQTTDAQLDARGVSSELKAEIATFRSEARLLRALAYYHMLDTFGKAPFITENDPIGNFAAPQYDNNQLFTFIEEELTEIEPSLLEPRQNVTGRSDKALAWMILAKMYLNSEVYISSNRYSDCIAYCERIIDGGYTLADDYKNLFRGDNDANQAANEIIFSIISDGQFVQNFGPTTVMTNGAVGSIEQNGDNLGVAAGGWGGAIRISPQFAEKFDGDDFTNDVRNTIIRDRRTANILDVEDRDQGYVLEKYSNVTSTGGPGSDLTFSDVDFPMFRLADVYLMYAEATLRGGGGSDVTALGYINDLRNRANAPNIASGDMTLDFIIDERARELYWELHRRQDLRRFGLYSGGAYNWSLKGNSPSGIAIPAFRELYPIPATSLSANPNLTQNEGY, from the coding sequence ATGAAAATGAATTTTAAAACAAATTATTTTAGGTATCTTGTATTGATAGCGACTGTTATCTTTATGAATGCTTGTACAGATGATCTGAATCAGACATTATTAGATGATGATTCTTCTTCAATCGAAGAATTTTATGCAGATCCAGCATCTTATCAGCAAGCGCTAGCCGGTATATATGGAAACTTAACACTCACAGGTTCTAATGGACCTACATCTTCTAACCTCGATGGAGTTGATGCAGGTACGAGTCAATATGGACGTGGTTTAATGAATCTAAATACGTTTTCTACCGATGAAATCGTTTGGTCCTACATAAACGATGAAGCGGGAAATGTACACGAAATTCAGATACACAGATGGTCAGCACAAAACACACTGGTAAGAGGTTTCTTTAGTAGAGTGATGTTCTCAGTTGCGTTAGTAAATGATTATCTTAGACAAACTACCGATGCTCAATTAGATGCTAGAGGAGTTTCAAGTGAGCTAAAAGCTGAGATCGCAACCTTTAGAAGTGAAGCTAGATTATTAAGAGCACTTGCCTACTATCATATGTTAGACACTTTCGGAAAAGCACCGTTTATCACAGAAAATGATCCTATAGGAAACTTTGCTGCTCCGCAATATGATAACAACCAACTTTTCACATTTATAGAAGAGGAGTTAACTGAAATAGAACCTAGTTTACTGGAGCCAAGACAAAATGTAACCGGAAGATCTGATAAAGCTCTGGCTTGGATGATTCTTGCTAAAATGTACCTAAATTCAGAAGTATATATTTCTAGTAACCGTTATAGTGATTGCATCGCATATTGTGAGAGAATTATTGATGGTGGGTATACCTTAGCGGATGATTACAAAAACCTTTTTAGAGGAGATAACGATGCAAATCAAGCTGCTAACGAAATTATATTTTCAATTATTTCTGATGGACAGTTTGTTCAAAACTTCGGTCCAACCACGGTGATGACCAATGGTGCTGTAGGAAGCATCGAACAAAACGGTGATAACCTAGGTGTGGCAGCCGGAGGTTGGGGAGGAGCTATACGAATCTCTCCACAGTTTGCTGAAAAATTTGATGGTGATGATTTTACAAATGATGTAAGAAACACTATTATTAGAGATCGTAGAACTGCAAACATACTGGATGTAGAAGACAGAGACCAGGGCTATGTGCTAGAAAAATACTCTAATGTTACATCTACAGGAGGACCAGGGTCTGACCTTACGTTCTCAGATGTTGATTTTCCTATGTTTAGATTAGCTGATGTGTATCTAATGTATGCAGAAGCAACCCTTAGAGGTGGTGGAGGTAGTGACGTAACTGCGCTGGGTTACATCAATGACTTAAGAAATAGAGCAAATGCTCCAAATATTGCTTCGGGAGATATGACCTTAGATTTTATCATTGACGAAAGAGCAAGAGAATTATACTGGGAACTTCACAGAAGACAGGATTTAAGAAGATTCGGCCTTTACAGTGGAGGGGCATATAATTGGTCCTTAAAAGGTAATTCTCCAAGTGGAATTGCAATACCAGCGTTTAGAGAACTATATCCTATTCCTGCTACAAGTTTATCAGCAAATCCAAATCTTACCCAGAACGAAGGGTACTAA
- a CDS encoding SusC/RagA family TonB-linked outer membrane protein, which yields MKTFTKSALFLLWLIPMSFFAQSSVSGTVTDAGNGQPIPGVNIIIKGTTNGTSSDFDGNYVLNGVNDGDIVEFSYVGFLPQEFTYSGNERIDVALQEDAAELEQVVVIGYGAARKKDLTGSVSTVTADDFNSGNIVTPENLLNGRVAGLVINTPGDPGANSNIRIRGGGSLNASNDPLIVVDGLPLSNENAKGARSILSTINPNNIKSFTVLKDASATAIYGNRASAGVIIIETIKGSKGLKVDYNFQSGLFTLPKTIDVFSADEYRALIAERRPQDIGLLGNANTDWQEEIYKSVVSTDNNLSVRGSLFDVLPVRLSLGHLNQPGLRLTSEFERSSASLVLNPTLLNGSLKINLNANASWEKNRFAAGQETAAIRFNPTLPVYDPTSPFGGFTEYFTDDGSGNITPLNGTRNPVAALLQRENRSEVQRIYGNFKVSYALPSFPELTGTVNVGFDETDSEEFNELSTESIGSIRLDDGTFVGSRVDETQYRKNTLFDGYLNYKKDLGSFGLDLTGGYSYQKFEVDRFTTNEQRDDNESTIPDFTTDPNLVLLAFFGRANFSINEKYLLTLSYRRDATSRFSEENRWGNFPAAAFAWNISDENFMADSNLFSNLKLRLGYGVTGQQDIGGSKLSFASSVVNGQPTSQYIINGQLVTVTVPTGINPNLTWETATTYNAGLDFGFLNGRINGSIDVFKKETNDLLVDAPVADGSNFTNAIEQNVGDLQTEGIEFSVDAAIIDRKDFSWNINYNVAYLDQEIESLAGADILVGGIDGGTGGNAQVHREGFAPNSFFAFKQVYDANGAPIEGAFVDLNGDNVINNLDRYIYRNPVADVTMGFQSNLNYKGFDFSFNLRASLGNYLYNNVDSAFGQLNLLADGTQIGNLPTSVLDNNFNSTSGNNIVSDIFIENASFLRMDNITIGYTFNKFLGETSSFRLWTGVQNVFVITEYSGLDPEVFDGIDSTIYPRPRTFLMGANVKF from the coding sequence ATGAAAACATTTACTAAAAGCGCATTGTTTTTATTGTGGTTGATACCAATGAGCTTTTTTGCACAGTCGTCGGTCAGTGGTACTGTCACGGATGCTGGAAATGGTCAGCCGATTCCCGGTGTTAATATTATAATAAAGGGAACAACAAACGGAACTTCATCAGATTTTGATGGAAATTACGTTTTAAATGGGGTTAACGATGGAGACATTGTTGAGTTTTCTTACGTGGGTTTTCTGCCTCAGGAATTCACATATTCCGGAAATGAGAGAATCGATGTTGCATTACAAGAAGATGCAGCAGAACTAGAACAGGTAGTAGTCATTGGTTATGGTGCTGCCAGAAAGAAGGATTTAACAGGTTCTGTTAGCACAGTAACTGCTGACGATTTTAACAGTGGTAATATTGTGACGCCAGAAAATCTTTTAAATGGTCGTGTGGCTGGTTTAGTAATTAATACACCTGGAGATCCAGGAGCAAATTCTAACATTCGTATTCGAGGTGGAGGTTCACTAAATGCTTCTAATGATCCATTAATCGTAGTGGATGGTCTTCCGTTAAGTAATGAAAATGCAAAGGGAGCAAGATCTATACTCTCAACAATTAATCCAAATAACATTAAATCTTTTACGGTATTAAAAGATGCATCTGCAACTGCTATTTACGGAAATAGAGCTTCTGCAGGGGTTATTATTATTGAAACTATTAAAGGGAGTAAAGGATTAAAAGTAGATTACAACTTCCAGAGTGGTTTATTTACCTTGCCTAAAACTATCGATGTTTTTTCTGCGGATGAGTACCGAGCTTTAATAGCAGAAAGAAGACCTCAGGATATTGGGCTATTAGGTAATGCCAATACAGATTGGCAAGAAGAAATATATAAAAGCGTAGTTTCTACGGACAATAATCTATCTGTTAGAGGATCACTATTCGATGTTCTTCCTGTAAGATTATCTCTTGGTCATTTAAACCAACCAGGTTTACGATTAACGAGTGAGTTCGAAAGAAGTTCTGCTTCTTTGGTTTTAAACCCTACTTTACTTAACGGAAGTTTAAAAATAAATTTAAACGCGAATGCTTCTTGGGAGAAAAACAGATTTGCAGCTGGTCAGGAAACTGCAGCCATCCGTTTTAACCCAACACTACCTGTGTATGATCCAACTTCTCCTTTTGGAGGTTTTACAGAATATTTCACGGACGATGGTAGTGGCAATATAACTCCTCTTAATGGAACTAGAAACCCAGTTGCTGCTTTATTACAAAGAGAGAATCGTAGTGAAGTTCAACGAATTTATGGGAATTTCAAAGTAAGTTATGCGTTGCCTTCATTCCCAGAATTAACCGGTACTGTTAATGTTGGTTTTGACGAAACAGATAGCGAAGAATTTAATGAGTTGTCTACTGAAAGTATAGGTAGTATACGATTAGACGATGGTACGTTTGTAGGATCAAGAGTAGACGAAACACAATATAGAAAAAACACCCTTTTTGATGGGTATTTAAACTACAAGAAAGATTTAGGAAGTTTTGGTTTAGATCTAACTGGTGGTTATTCTTATCAAAAATTTGAAGTAGATAGATTCACTACCAATGAACAAAGAGACGATAATGAAAGTACCATTCCTGACTTTACTACAGATCCAAACCTAGTTCTTCTAGCATTTTTTGGTAGAGCAAATTTCTCTATTAATGAGAAGTATTTACTTACATTATCTTACAGAAGAGATGCTACTTCTAGGTTCAGCGAAGAAAACAGATGGGGTAATTTCCCGGCAGCAGCATTTGCCTGGAATATTTCTGATGAAAACTTTATGGCAGACTCCAACTTATTTAGTAATCTTAAATTAAGATTAGGATATGGTGTCACAGGACAGCAGGATATAGGTGGTAGTAAACTATCGTTCGCTTCTAGTGTGGTAAACGGTCAACCTACCTCTCAATACATTATTAATGGTCAATTAGTAACTGTTACAGTGCCTACTGGTATAAATCCCAATTTAACCTGGGAAACGGCAACTACTTATAATGCAGGTCTTGATTTTGGTTTTTTAAATGGACGAATAAATGGATCTATAGATGTATTTAAAAAAGAAACTAATGATCTTTTAGTAGATGCACCTGTTGCCGATGGTAGTAACTTTACGAATGCTATCGAACAAAACGTAGGAGACTTACAAACAGAAGGAATTGAATTCTCTGTAGATGCTGCAATTATTGACAGAAAAGATTTCTCTTGGAATATCAACTATAATGTTGCTTACCTTGACCAGGAAATAGAATCTTTGGCAGGTGCTGATATATTAGTTGGAGGAATAGACGGAGGAACTGGAGGTAACGCTCAAGTGCACCGTGAAGGTTTTGCTCCTAATTCATTTTTTGCATTCAAACAAGTGTATGATGCTAATGGAGCTCCAATAGAAGGTGCTTTTGTGGATCTAAATGGAGATAATGTAATCAACAATCTAGATAGATATATTTATAGAAACCCTGTTGCTGATGTTACTATGGGCTTTCAATCGAATTTAAATTATAAAGGTTTTGATTTTTCATTCAACCTAAGAGCGAGTTTAGGAAATTATTTATATAACAATGTTGATTCTGCATTTGGACAATTGAATTTATTAGCAGATGGCACTCAAATAGGTAATTTACCAACCTCGGTATTGGACAACAACTTTAATAGTACTTCGGGAAATAATATTGTATCAGACATATTTATAGAAAATGCTTCGTTTTTACGAATGGATAACATAACTATAGGATATACCTTCAATAAATTTTTAGGAGAGACATCTTCTTTTAGGCTATGGACAGGAGTACAAAATGTATTTGTAATAACAGAATACAGCGGTCTCGATCCTGAAGTATTTGATGGGATTGACAGTACAATCTACCCTAGACCAAGAACATTCCTAATGGGTGCTAATGTAAAATTTTAA